The Micromonospora sp. WMMD961 genome has a segment encoding these proteins:
- a CDS encoding sulfotransferase domain-containing protein: MASIRDRVKQLVPTQVTTRVKESLVDYGVRTSDRRPLPDFLIIGTKRGGTTSLWNYLIQHPLVPRLFPAWNTKSAHYFEEHWGRGEAWYRSHFPTERQRDALAKRHGGPVQVGEAAPLYMFHPLAAQRVSALMPTVKLIVLLRDPVERAYSHWKERRTHGIEPLDFAAALAAEPERTAGERERLIAEPESFSEAYDWYTYRARGRYLEHLEPWLARFDADQILFLPSEDLYRDSRATYRRTLDFLGLPAYDLPNFKVYNDRRSAPLEPTVRAELTDYYRPYNDALRQRLGLDLDWADRAA, encoded by the coding sequence GTGGCGTCCATCCGTGACCGGGTCAAGCAGTTGGTCCCGACCCAGGTGACCACCCGGGTGAAGGAGTCGCTTGTCGACTACGGGGTACGCACCAGTGATCGCCGGCCGCTGCCGGACTTCCTGATCATCGGCACCAAGCGGGGTGGCACCACCTCGCTGTGGAACTACCTCATCCAGCACCCGTTGGTGCCCCGCCTGTTCCCGGCGTGGAACACCAAGTCGGCGCACTACTTCGAGGAGCACTGGGGTCGCGGCGAGGCGTGGTACCGCTCGCACTTCCCGACCGAGCGGCAGCGCGATGCCCTGGCCAAACGGCACGGCGGGCCGGTCCAGGTCGGTGAAGCCGCCCCGTTGTACATGTTCCATCCCCTCGCCGCGCAGCGGGTCTCCGCGCTGATGCCGACGGTGAAGCTGATCGTGCTGCTGCGGGACCCGGTGGAGCGGGCGTACTCGCACTGGAAGGAACGCCGCACCCACGGCATCGAGCCGTTGGACTTCGCCGCCGCGCTGGCCGCCGAGCCGGAACGCACCGCGGGGGAGCGGGAGCGGCTGATCGCCGAGCCGGAGTCGTTCAGCGAGGCGTACGACTGGTACACGTACCGGGCCCGGGGGCGCTACCTGGAGCACCTGGAACCATGGTTGGCACGCTTCGACGCCGACCAGATCCTCTTCCTGCCCAGCGAGGATCTCTACCGCGACTCCCGCGCGACCTACCGGCGCACCCTCGACTTCCTCGGGCTGCCGGCGTACGACCTGCCGAATTTCAAGGTCTACAACGACCGGCGCTCGGCACCGCTGGAGCCGACGGTTCGTGCCGAGTTGACCGACTACTACCGGCCGTACAACGACGCGTTGCGTCAGCGGCTCGGGCTGGACCTCGACTGGGCGGACCGGGCGGCGTGA
- a CDS encoding shikimate dehydrogenase, whose amino-acid sequence MVATRRAAVLGKPIAHSLSPVIHTAGYAAAGLTGWSYTRIECAAAELPDLVAGLGPEWVGLSVTMPGKEAALAVAAQASPVAVAVGAANTLVRRPDGSWYADNTDVAGMVRVLTAAGVSAGAAVTVLGAGGTARAALAAAAQVGCPAVTVVARRPEAIGELRPVADALGVVLAPAGWVDAHRHLCTADLVVSTVPKGVADPLAGAVAWRPGTVLFDAIYDPWPTPLAASAAAAGLRLVSGLDLLLAQAIGQFEQFTGVTAPVEAMRGALAQATSVDFLS is encoded by the coding sequence ATCGTGGCGACCCGTAGGGCCGCGGTGCTGGGCAAGCCGATCGCGCACTCGCTCTCCCCGGTGATCCACACCGCCGGTTACGCCGCCGCCGGGCTGACCGGGTGGTCGTACACCCGGATCGAGTGCGCGGCGGCGGAGCTGCCGGATCTGGTCGCCGGCCTGGGCCCGGAGTGGGTCGGCTTGTCGGTGACCATGCCGGGCAAGGAGGCCGCGCTCGCCGTGGCCGCGCAGGCCTCGCCGGTCGCCGTCGCCGTCGGCGCGGCCAACACGTTGGTACGTCGACCGGACGGCTCCTGGTATGCCGACAACACCGACGTCGCCGGCATGGTGCGGGTGCTGACCGCGGCCGGGGTGAGCGCGGGTGCCGCAGTGACGGTGCTCGGCGCGGGTGGAACGGCCCGGGCCGCGTTGGCTGCCGCCGCGCAGGTGGGCTGCCCCGCGGTGACGGTGGTCGCCCGCCGACCCGAGGCGATCGGCGAGCTGCGGCCGGTGGCCGACGCACTGGGTGTCGTGCTGGCACCCGCCGGCTGGGTCGACGCACACCGCCACCTCTGCACCGCTGACCTGGTGGTCTCCACCGTGCCGAAGGGAGTCGCCGACCCGTTGGCCGGCGCGGTGGCGTGGCGGCCGGGGACGGTGCTCTTCGACGCGATCTACGATCCGTGGCCGACGCCGTTGGCCGCCTCCGCCGCTGCGGCCGGCCTGCGGCTGGTGTCCGGTCTGGACCTTCTGCTGGCGCAGGCGATCGGCCAGTTCGAGCAGTTCACCGGTGTGACCGCCCCGGTCGAGGCGATGCGCGGAGCGTTGGCACAGGCGACGTCGGTCGATTTTCTTAGCTGA
- a CDS encoding glycoside hydrolase, giving the protein MTRHGLHRITRFRSGPRRKAIAIGVVGGSVVAGLVATMMPLLASDDLSIRAAADTTATTVSQDGDNSAKTTLATCATRCDGNPRGGRQAVIEFAVTTVPAAAVNVRATLRMHAWQKFAATVTAHASPLSAREARPSLGPAGDVLDSVNGVSKGFNEWDVSKLVTGNGVWTVSLVQAGLESRIYWASVENRSPDLRPSLVISYDLGSRPAPPPTTRPAPPPSPSASPTTASPKPSPTVTPTRTATPSASSTLPTGKCGAVSDKLVPSCGAWWGMYSPAGSAGGWDHGKAVSDVEAQVGRKFDVVHRYHDFSNTGSNGAFPDVYEQQQMREGRLMFFAWESRNFSTGTTLKWSDVYSGRQDETIDAVAGRIRAAGVPVFMGFDHEPEDEPNKGSDADFVRAWRYVHERFARAGASNAVWVWTMMGWSGHYSRYAGLYPGDQYVDWVAYDPYNFHVCNGSTVWKSPSTTVGGFYRWLDDNGIGAGKPRMLAEFGTNFDAADPGAKQRWFQEFPAALKAHPKIKAAIYFNSAGMTSRTSTCDMTMNHNAAAVAGFAKAGQDPYLRQPTGGSR; this is encoded by the coding sequence TTGACCAGGCACGGACTGCACCGCATCACCCGGTTCCGCTCCGGACCCCGGCGCAAGGCGATCGCCATCGGCGTGGTCGGCGGGTCGGTGGTGGCCGGCCTCGTGGCCACCATGATGCCGCTACTGGCCAGCGACGATCTGTCGATCCGGGCGGCGGCGGACACCACCGCGACCACTGTGTCGCAGGACGGCGACAACTCCGCCAAGACGACCCTGGCCACCTGCGCGACGCGGTGCGACGGAAACCCGCGGGGTGGTCGCCAGGCGGTCATCGAGTTCGCGGTGACCACGGTGCCGGCCGCCGCGGTCAACGTCCGGGCGACGCTGCGGATGCACGCCTGGCAGAAGTTCGCCGCCACCGTGACGGCGCACGCCTCGCCGCTGAGCGCCCGGGAGGCGCGGCCGAGCCTCGGCCCGGCCGGTGACGTGCTGGACAGCGTGAACGGTGTGTCCAAGGGATTCAACGAGTGGGACGTGTCCAAACTGGTCACCGGCAACGGGGTCTGGACGGTCTCGCTGGTCCAGGCCGGCCTGGAGAGCCGGATCTACTGGGCGTCGGTCGAGAACCGTAGCCCGGACCTCCGCCCGAGCCTGGTGATCAGCTACGACCTCGGGTCCCGGCCGGCACCGCCGCCGACCACCCGGCCCGCACCGCCGCCGTCGCCAAGTGCCTCGCCGACCACCGCCTCGCCGAAGCCCTCGCCGACCGTCACGCCCACCCGGACGGCGACCCCGAGCGCGAGCAGCACTCTGCCGACCGGCAAGTGTGGGGCCGTGTCGGACAAGCTCGTTCCCTCCTGCGGCGCCTGGTGGGGCATGTACTCGCCGGCCGGCTCTGCCGGCGGCTGGGACCACGGCAAGGCCGTCTCCGATGTGGAGGCACAGGTCGGCCGCAAGTTCGACGTCGTGCACCGCTACCACGACTTCTCCAACACGGGCAGCAACGGCGCCTTCCCCGACGTCTACGAGCAGCAGCAGATGCGCGAGGGCCGGCTGATGTTCTTCGCCTGGGAGTCGCGTAACTTCTCCACCGGCACCACGCTGAAGTGGTCCGATGTCTACAGTGGTCGGCAGGACGAGACCATCGACGCGGTCGCGGGTCGCATCCGCGCCGCCGGCGTGCCGGTCTTCATGGGCTTCGACCACGAGCCCGAGGACGAGCCGAACAAGGGCAGTGACGCCGACTTCGTCCGCGCCTGGCGCTACGTCCACGAGCGGTTCGCCCGGGCCGGCGCGAGCAACGCGGTCTGGGTCTGGACGATGATGGGCTGGTCCGGCCACTACTCGCGCTACGCCGGCCTGTACCCCGGTGACCAATACGTCGACTGGGTGGCGTACGACCCGTACAACTTCCACGTCTGCAACGGCAGCACGGTGTGGAAGAGCCCGAGCACGACAGTGGGCGGTTTCTACCGCTGGCTGGACGACAACGGCATCGGTGCGGGCAAGCCCCGGATGCTCGCCGAGTTCGGCACCAACTTCGACGCCGCCGACCCGGGTGCCAAGCAGCGCTGGTTCCAGGAGTTCCCGGCGGCGCTCAAGGCGCACCCCAAGATCAAGGCAGCCATCTACTTCAACTCGGCCGGCATGACCAGCCGGACGTCGACCTGCGACATGACGATGAACCACAACGCCGCGGCAGTGGCCGGCTTCGCCAAGGCCGGGCAGGACCCGTACCTGCGGCAGCCCACCGGGGGGAGCCGCTGA
- a CDS encoding polysaccharide biosynthesis C-terminal domain-containing protein encodes MTAATRPPAVPDEPVAGAAADAGSAETRRSARSGVAGLLGAATSGLFGFLLAVVITRGYGTAGAGAFFAAIGVVTVATAVCTLGAETGLMWGLPRRTAGARGDAARLLPVALIPPLLAGLLVAGVGVLVADALAPRLLGGSGVSGDALLTVTFAAVPVVVAMTLLLAALRCVRPIRAYVGVQFLLLPIARPVLVGAAVLAGGGLLAGMTGWLVPAALALLVCLTLVAGPLGLGRGATLAPTRSDWSTFWRFALPRAASAAIDAGSMWVGVLLTSVLAGPADAGVFGAVGRYVLAGQLAMQGLRVAVSPQLSRLLGRGERAAAAAVHRQLTIWGLVLSWPVYLLLAVFASAFLHLFGPEFTAGVPALTVLALAMLVNTGVGNVQSLLLMSGRSGRHLVATVAGLTVTVSLGLWLIPRYGATGAAVAWAAGIATENLTAAGFARSVVREPLFDAAMVRAAGATVAAVGLAAAAGVLAGGRGLPGLAVALVVLLAGCVGMLTLPRVRAGIRGTMRQIRGGGQATAAAEPAPASTRGR; translated from the coding sequence ATGACCGCCGCCACCCGACCTCCGGCCGTTCCCGACGAGCCGGTCGCCGGCGCGGCGGCGGACGCGGGTTCGGCGGAGACCCGCCGCAGCGCGCGCAGCGGCGTCGCCGGGCTGCTCGGCGCGGCCACCAGCGGGCTGTTCGGGTTCCTGCTGGCCGTGGTCATCACCCGGGGGTACGGCACGGCCGGCGCGGGCGCGTTCTTCGCCGCGATCGGGGTGGTCACGGTGGCCACCGCGGTCTGCACGCTCGGCGCGGAGACGGGTCTGATGTGGGGGTTGCCCCGCCGCACGGCCGGTGCGCGTGGGGACGCGGCGCGGCTGCTCCCGGTGGCGCTGATCCCACCGCTGCTGGCCGGGCTCCTGGTCGCCGGCGTCGGCGTGCTGGTCGCGGACGCGCTCGCACCCCGGCTGCTGGGCGGTTCCGGTGTGAGCGGCGACGCGCTGCTCACTGTCACGTTCGCCGCGGTGCCGGTGGTGGTCGCGATGACCTTGTTGCTGGCCGCGTTGCGCTGCGTACGGCCCATCCGGGCGTACGTCGGGGTGCAGTTCCTCCTGCTGCCGATCGCCCGCCCGGTGCTGGTCGGCGCCGCCGTGTTGGCCGGCGGCGGCCTGCTCGCCGGCATGACCGGGTGGTTGGTGCCGGCGGCGTTGGCGCTGCTGGTCTGCCTCACCCTGGTCGCCGGCCCGCTCGGGCTGGGCCGGGGCGCGACGCTCGCGCCGACCCGCTCCGACTGGTCGACGTTCTGGCGCTTCGCGCTGCCCCGGGCCGCCTCGGCGGCCATCGACGCGGGCAGCATGTGGGTGGGTGTGCTGCTCACCTCCGTGCTCGCCGGGCCGGCGGACGCCGGCGTGTTCGGCGCGGTCGGCCGGTACGTGCTGGCCGGTCAACTGGCCATGCAGGGGCTGCGGGTGGCGGTGTCGCCGCAGTTGTCCCGGCTGCTCGGTCGGGGCGAGCGGGCGGCGGCGGCGGCCGTGCACCGGCAGTTGACCATCTGGGGGCTGGTGCTGTCCTGGCCGGTGTACCTGCTGCTCGCGGTCTTCGCGTCGGCGTTTCTGCACCTGTTCGGGCCGGAGTTCACCGCTGGCGTTCCGGCGCTGACGGTGCTCGCGCTGGCGATGCTGGTCAACACCGGGGTGGGCAACGTGCAGAGCCTGCTGTTGATGAGCGGGCGCAGCGGGCGGCACCTGGTGGCCACCGTGGCCGGGTTGACGGTGACCGTCTCGTTGGGCCTGTGGCTGATCCCCCGCTACGGGGCCACGGGCGCGGCGGTGGCCTGGGCCGCCGGCATCGCCACCGAGAACCTCACCGCGGCCGGCTTCGCCCGGTCGGTGGTCCGGGAGCCGCTGTTCGACGCGGCGATGGTGCGGGCCGCCGGTGCCACGGTCGCCGCTGTGGGGCTGGCCGCCGCCGCCGGCGTGCTGGCGGGTGGTCGCGGCCTGCCCGGCCTGGCGGTGGCGCTGGTGGTGCTGCTGGCCGGCTGCGTCGGCATGTTGACGTTGCCCCGGGTGCGTGCCGGCATCCGGGGGACCATGAGGCAGATCCGTGGCGGGGGCCAGGCGACTGCGGCCGCCGAACCCGCCCCGGCATCGACGAGAGGCAGGTGA
- a CDS encoding lipopolysaccharide biosynthesis protein, producing MTDATPGPWSTDGPSSGTPGTVTLTDLLRVPLHRLRLVAAVAMVGLVAALGYVLLVPAAMSASAVVAVRPVVTDAFTPSGAGADRAVNMNVESGIATGTEVVQRLADSAGGDPRDIRNALEVEVPTGGQILRFTYQAGDAQRAVQSANMAAQAYLDVRRTMYEQQRAEMLRSYDESITKVVAQQTALQKRASTVKDTAAGDAVVAELAGINNQLTQLNAARTEIAAVDVNPGWVTQTAEKALVTSAGHRPLYLVAGLLGGALVGIVLAYAWESTDRRVRSVADGRDATGLPLLGTVRRPALRGSPRAVDADIRYVAMAVAERVRQPARVALVTAREDATALTAGLAVALAADGREVFVADDNGRVERLRTTVLADRGRLPVDPSRPLVPKPRPAGSTSTAAGGADGTTTRRPSPHPPGARPSTDPDATLTLPRVASARPENGRVTDPDEVAVGVGSVRFGTWRQGADHGLVLFNAPPAESDERGVAVARQGSAVVVVERDRTRQSDLRRLVERLRAAGVTPLGFVLTRNGRA from the coding sequence ATGACTGATGCGACGCCCGGTCCCTGGTCCACGGACGGCCCGTCCTCGGGGACCCCCGGCACCGTGACACTGACCGACCTGCTGCGGGTGCCGCTGCACCGGTTGCGCCTGGTGGCGGCGGTGGCGATGGTCGGCCTGGTCGCCGCACTCGGCTACGTGCTGCTGGTGCCGGCGGCGATGAGCGCGAGCGCAGTGGTGGCGGTCCGGCCGGTGGTGACCGACGCGTTCACCCCCAGCGGCGCGGGCGCCGACCGCGCGGTCAACATGAACGTGGAGAGCGGCATCGCCACCGGCACCGAGGTGGTGCAGCGGCTCGCCGACTCCGCCGGCGGTGACCCGCGCGACATCCGCAACGCGCTGGAGGTCGAGGTGCCCACCGGCGGGCAGATCCTGCGCTTCACCTACCAGGCGGGCGACGCGCAGCGGGCGGTACAGAGCGCCAACATGGCCGCCCAGGCCTACCTGGACGTGCGACGCACCATGTACGAGCAGCAACGCGCCGAGATGTTGCGCTCCTACGACGAAAGCATCACCAAGGTCGTCGCCCAGCAGACCGCGCTGCAGAAGCGGGCGAGCACCGTCAAGGACACCGCCGCGGGTGACGCGGTGGTGGCCGAGTTGGCCGGAATCAACAACCAGCTCACCCAGCTCAACGCCGCCCGCACCGAGATCGCCGCGGTCGACGTCAACCCCGGCTGGGTCACCCAGACCGCGGAGAAGGCACTGGTCACCTCCGCCGGGCACCGGCCGCTCTACCTGGTCGCCGGCCTGCTCGGCGGCGCACTGGTCGGCATCGTGCTGGCGTACGCCTGGGAGTCGACCGACCGGCGGGTCCGCTCGGTCGCCGACGGCCGGGACGCCACCGGGCTGCCGCTGCTCGGCACGGTGCGCCGGCCGGCGCTGCGCGGCAGCCCACGGGCCGTCGACGCCGACATCCGGTACGTGGCGATGGCGGTCGCCGAGCGGGTCCGTCAACCCGCCCGGGTGGCGCTGGTCACCGCCCGGGAGGACGCCACCGCGCTCACCGCTGGACTCGCGGTGGCGCTCGCCGCCGACGGTCGCGAGGTCTTCGTCGCCGACGACAACGGGCGCGTCGAACGGCTGCGCACCACCGTGCTCGCCGACCGGGGGCGGCTGCCCGTCGACCCGTCCCGACCGCTGGTGCCCAAGCCTCGGCCGGCCGGCAGCACCTCGACTGCCGCCGGTGGCGCGGATGGCACGACCACCCGCCGGCCCTCGCCGCACCCGCCCGGCGCCCGCCCGTCCACCGACCCGGACGCCACCCTGACGCTGCCCCGGGTGGCGTCGGCCCGCCCGGAGAACGGTCGGGTCACCGACCCGGACGAGGTGGCCGTGGGCGTGGGCAGCGTCCGGTTCGGCACCTGGCGACAGGGCGCCGACCACGGCCTCGTGCTGTTCAACGCCCCACCGGCGGAGTCCGACGAGCGCGGCGTCGCGGTTGCCCGGCAGGGCAGCGCGGTGGTGGTCGTGGAACGGGACCGCACCCGGCAGAGCGACCTGCGCCGCCTGGTGGAACGGTTGCGTGCCGCAGGCGTCACCCCGCTGGGTTTCGTGCTCACCCGTAACGGCCGGGCCTGA
- a CDS encoding DapH/DapD/GlmU-related protein — MWGGSLPGAAGIRKRRAVRLIFAVKRGWYQLRYRRLTLGRDVEIRGRIRLRRGVRVTIGDRTRLNKLVRFAGPGEVRVGADCLLNATWIGTWTSVTVGDRCLLSDCELLDNDFHNLPPAQRHEPPGPATRAPIVLEDNVWVGAHALVMKGVRVGRDSVVGAATVVRTDVPPGVVVVGNPQQTVKKFHD; from the coding sequence ATGTGGGGAGGATCGTTGCCCGGCGCCGCTGGCATCCGTAAGAGACGCGCGGTGCGTCTGATCTTCGCGGTCAAACGCGGTTGGTACCAGCTCCGCTATCGGCGGTTGACACTCGGCCGCGACGTGGAGATCCGTGGTCGGATCCGGCTGCGCCGCGGGGTGCGCGTGACCATCGGTGACCGCACCCGGTTGAACAAGCTCGTCCGCTTCGCAGGTCCCGGCGAGGTACGCGTCGGGGCCGACTGTCTGCTCAACGCCACCTGGATCGGCACCTGGACGTCGGTGACCGTGGGAGACCGCTGCCTCCTGTCGGACTGCGAACTGCTCGACAACGACTTCCACAACCTGCCGCCCGCGCAGCGACACGAGCCGCCCGGCCCGGCCACCCGCGCGCCGATCGTCCTGGAGGACAACGTGTGGGTCGGCGCGCACGCACTGGTGATGAAGGGCGTTCGGGTCGGCCGGGACAGCGTCGTGGGCGCGGCGACGGTGGTCCGCACGGACGTACCACCCGGTGTCGTGGTCGTCGGCAATCCTCAACAGACGGTGAAGAAGTTCCATGACTGA
- the mltG gene encoding endolytic transglycosylase MltG: MIDDLDLGFDEPERGEKGRHRRGFRKRNGKSGGGRGKTFLALLMALLLLGTIGGGAFYGFDRIQNYFVTPDYDGAGTGEVTVEIKNGALLADMADALVAADVVKSQKAFIEAAEAESRSKNIQPGTYKLRKQMSGANAVTAMLDLKNKIVNGLTIPEGRTAKNIYKLLSDKTKIPVKDFEAAAKDPEALGVPDWWFQREDGKKIVKSVEGFLFPDTYEIPPKATAESILKLMVDNFLSVTGEMTFADRVQKERKVSPYEALIVASLAQAEAGNKDDLGKVARVAYNRAYGEFNCNCLEMDVTVNYYLELTGQKTKSSKEMTAADLDNPKNPYNRKLPGLVPTPINNPGKQALEGAMAPPTGKWLYFVAIDKEGHSEFAETYEQHQRNEAKAREAGII; this comes from the coding sequence ATGATCGACGATCTGGACCTTGGGTTCGACGAGCCGGAGCGGGGGGAGAAGGGTCGGCACCGGCGCGGCTTCCGCAAGCGCAACGGCAAGTCCGGCGGCGGCCGGGGCAAGACTTTCCTGGCTCTGCTGATGGCCCTGCTCCTGCTGGGCACCATCGGCGGTGGCGCGTTCTACGGCTTCGACCGCATCCAGAACTACTTCGTCACCCCCGACTACGACGGCGCCGGGACGGGTGAGGTCACCGTCGAGATCAAGAACGGCGCGCTGCTCGCCGACATGGCCGACGCCCTGGTGGCGGCCGACGTGGTGAAGAGCCAGAAGGCGTTCATCGAGGCCGCCGAGGCCGAGTCGCGCAGCAAGAACATCCAGCCGGGCACGTACAAGCTGCGCAAGCAGATGAGCGGCGCGAACGCCGTCACCGCGATGCTCGACCTGAAGAACAAGATCGTCAACGGCCTCACCATCCCCGAGGGCCGGACCGCCAAGAACATCTACAAGCTGCTCTCCGACAAGACCAAGATCCCGGTCAAGGATTTCGAGGCCGCCGCGAAGGACCCGGAGGCGCTCGGCGTCCCGGACTGGTGGTTCCAACGCGAGGACGGCAAGAAGATCGTCAAGTCCGTCGAGGGCTTCCTCTTCCCGGACACGTACGAGATCCCGCCGAAGGCCACCGCGGAGAGCATTCTCAAGCTGATGGTGGACAACTTCCTCTCGGTGACCGGTGAGATGACGTTCGCCGACCGGGTGCAGAAGGAACGCAAGGTCAGCCCGTACGAGGCGCTGATCGTGGCGTCGCTGGCCCAGGCCGAGGCGGGCAACAAGGACGACCTCGGCAAGGTCGCCCGGGTGGCCTACAACCGGGCGTACGGCGAGTTCAACTGCAACTGCCTGGAGATGGACGTCACGGTCAACTACTACCTGGAGCTGACCGGGCAGAAGACCAAGTCGTCGAAGGAGATGACGGCAGCCGACCTGGACAACCCGAAGAACCCGTACAACCGCAAGTTGCCGGGTCTGGTCCCCACCCCGATCAACAACCCGGGTAAGCAGGCCCTGGAAGGGGCGATGGCGCCGCCCACGGGCAAGTGGCTCTACTTCGTGGCGATCGACAAGGAGGGCCACTCCGAGTTCGCCGAGACGTACGAGCAGCATCAGCGCAACGAGGCGAAGGCCCGGGAGGCCGGCATCATCTGA
- a CDS encoding UDP-N-acetylglucosamine--LPS N-acetylglucosamine transferase, protein MDTKNDDDAAPVLLLVGSSGGHLAQLLALRPWYEQWRRCWVTFDTPEALSLLAGEDLVPAHHPTTRNVPNLLRNALLAWRVLRARRVAAVVTTGAGVAVPFVVLARLRRIPTVYIEVYDRIDTPTLTARLCRPFLSAMLVQWDEQRRQYPEATVVGTLL, encoded by the coding sequence GTGGACACGAAGAACGACGACGATGCGGCCCCGGTGCTGCTGCTGGTCGGATCCAGCGGCGGCCACCTGGCCCAACTACTCGCACTGAGGCCCTGGTACGAGCAGTGGCGGCGCTGCTGGGTCACCTTCGACACCCCGGAGGCGCTGTCCCTGCTGGCCGGTGAGGACCTGGTGCCGGCGCACCACCCGACCACCCGCAACGTGCCGAACCTGCTGCGCAACGCGCTGCTGGCCTGGCGGGTCCTGCGGGCACGGCGGGTCGCCGCGGTGGTCACCACCGGCGCCGGGGTGGCGGTCCCGTTCGTGGTGCTGGCCCGGTTACGGCGCATCCCGACCGTCTACATCGAGGTGTACGACCGGATCGACACCCCGACCCTGACCGCCCGCCTCTGCCGCCCGTTCCTGTCCGCGATGCTCGTGCAGTGGGACGAGCAGCGCCGGCAGTACCCCGAGGCGACCGTCGTGGGGACGCTGCTGTGA
- a CDS encoding O-antigen ligase family protein: MSVTRAPATEPPPGGVPAVVAPAPRPAPPRLPLWPLTLMFALVPLWWLLGAFYLGWPLLGALLLALLFTRGRVPLPPAVGIWLLFLAIVLVSATRLASPASLLTFALRLAFYLTALVVGVYVYAAARERASLVAVLTPLCAFWFGLVALGWLGVLVPRLAMTTPMEVLLPGGVAGTPFIQDMVHLTTAEYSARSLNPIYRPAAPFAYTNNYGSAYAMTMPCVVAYAMLRRQGALRWALLASLPLSLAPAFLTLNRAMFLSLGAGLAVLGVRASLRGNVRVAASIVGVVVIGALATLFIPITDLISQRVDSSDTNTDRLSLYTEVIRRVQESPWLGYGAPVNVDTVSAAAPIGTQGQLWMVLFSHGVPALVCFLAWFVASAVICARATSAAGQWLAVVPVVCLVQVPFYGMANQNLSVAFFAVAFAMALTERERLTRSTAPRPPATRDAAVPA; this comes from the coding sequence GTGTCGGTCACCCGCGCCCCGGCGACCGAACCGCCGCCCGGAGGTGTTCCGGCCGTCGTCGCGCCCGCACCCCGGCCCGCGCCGCCACGGCTGCCGCTCTGGCCGCTGACGCTGATGTTCGCCCTGGTGCCGCTCTGGTGGTTACTCGGAGCGTTCTACCTCGGGTGGCCCCTGCTGGGCGCGTTGCTGTTGGCGCTGCTGTTCACCCGAGGGCGGGTGCCGCTGCCCCCGGCGGTGGGCATCTGGCTGCTCTTCCTCGCCATCGTGCTGGTCAGCGCCACCCGGCTCGCGTCGCCCGCCTCGCTGCTGACGTTCGCCCTGCGCCTGGCCTTCTATCTGACCGCGCTGGTGGTCGGGGTCTACGTCTACGCCGCCGCCCGGGAACGAGCGAGCCTGGTGGCGGTGCTCACCCCGCTCTGCGCGTTCTGGTTCGGGTTGGTGGCGCTGGGTTGGCTCGGGGTGCTGGTGCCCCGACTCGCGATGACCACCCCGATGGAGGTGCTGCTGCCCGGCGGGGTGGCCGGCACCCCGTTCATCCAGGACATGGTGCACCTGACCACGGCCGAATACAGCGCCCGTTCGCTGAACCCGATCTACCGCCCGGCCGCGCCGTTCGCGTACACCAACAACTACGGCAGCGCGTACGCGATGACCATGCCGTGCGTGGTGGCGTACGCGATGCTGCGCCGGCAGGGGGCGCTGCGCTGGGCGCTGCTGGCGTCGCTGCCACTGTCGCTCGCGCCGGCGTTCCTCACCCTCAACCGGGCGATGTTCCTCAGCCTGGGCGCCGGGCTGGCGGTGCTCGGGGTGCGGGCCAGCCTGCGCGGCAACGTCCGGGTCGCCGCCTCCATCGTCGGGGTCGTGGTGATCGGCGCGTTGGCGACGTTGTTCATTCCGATCACCGACCTGATCAGCCAGCGGGTCGACTCCAGTGACACCAACACCGACCGACTCTCGCTCTACACCGAGGTGATCCGTCGGGTGCAGGAGTCGCCGTGGTTGGGCTACGGCGCACCGGTGAACGTCGACACCGTGTCGGCGGCCGCGCCGATCGGCACCCAGGGTCAGCTGTGGATGGTGCTGTTCAGTCACGGCGTACCCGCGCTCGTCTGTTTCCTGGCCTGGTTCGTCGCGTCCGCGGTGATCTGCGCGCGGGCGACCTCGGCGGCCGGGCAGTGGTTGGCGGTGGTGCCGGTGGTCTGCCTGGTCCAGGTCCCGTTCTACGGCATGGCCAATCAGAACCTGTCGGTCGCGTTCTTCGCGGTCGCCTTCGCGATGGCGCTCACCGAACGCGAACGGCTGACCCGGTCGACCGCACCGCGACCGCCGGCCACACGGGACGCGGCGGTGCCCGCATGA